From the genome of Cytobacillus luteolus, one region includes:
- a CDS encoding AAA family ATPase: MVKTIPKRIHIIGSVASGKTTLAKELSKRLGIPYYELDNVVWIRHKYGDIRRTDQEREEYLNTIVQSENWIIEGVHNEDWVSNCFKNADLIIYLDPNYQIRTYRIIKRFIKQKLRLEKSNYRPTLEIFFKMFKWNRHFEEVGRVNFFNKYGLHKDKIAIINNTKNLNNYFN, translated from the coding sequence GTGGTAAAAACAATACCTAAAAGAATACATATTATTGGCTCAGTCGCAAGTGGTAAAACAACTCTAGCAAAAGAATTATCTAAGAGGTTAGGTATACCTTATTATGAACTGGATAATGTAGTTTGGATAAGGCATAAGTATGGAGATATAAGAAGAACTGACCAAGAGAGAGAAGAGTATCTAAATACTATTGTACAATCTGAAAATTGGATTATTGAAGGTGTACACAATGAGGATTGGGTAAGCAATTGTTTTAAAAATGCAGATTTAATCATTTATTTAGATCCAAACTATCAAATAAGAACCTATCGAATAATTAAGAGGTTTATAAAACAAAAACTTCGGTTGGAAAAATCAAATTACAGACCAACATTAGAAATATTTTTTAAAATGTTTAAGTGGAATCGACATTTCGAGGAAGTTGGAAGGGTTAATTTTTTCAACAAATATGGATTACATAAAGATAAGATAGCAATTATTAATAATACAAAGAACCTTAATAATTATTTTAATTAA
- a CDS encoding GNAT family N-acetyltransferase, with protein MKISDVFDDLPTLETERILLRKFNLDDVKDMFEYTSIPDVSNFVPWETHKSIEDSYGFINYILKQYEDSKLAPWAIELKENQKVIGTIDFVAWYPQHRRAELGFILSKEHWGKGLIPEAAAKVIEFGFDRMNLNKIKAPCMVENVQSARVLQKLGMTLEGILKDEYFIKGKLRDMAVYSILKKDFQKQHNILG; from the coding sequence TTGAAAATTTCAGATGTATTTGATGATTTACCAACATTAGAAACAGAAAGAATATTATTAAGGAAATTCAACCTTGATGATGTTAAGGATATGTTTGAATATACTTCTATTCCTGATGTATCGAATTTCGTACCTTGGGAAACACATAAATCTATTGAAGATTCTTATGGTTTCATAAATTACATTTTAAAACAATATGAAGATAGTAAACTAGCTCCTTGGGCTATAGAATTAAAAGAAAATCAAAAAGTGATTGGTACAATTGATTTTGTTGCTTGGTATCCTCAACATCGCCGTGCGGAATTAGGCTTTATTTTATCAAAAGAGCATTGGGGGAAAGGGTTAATTCCTGAAGCTGCAGCTAAAGTGATTGAATTTGGTTTCGATAGGATGAATTTGAATAAAATTAAGGCACCATGTATGGTAGAAAATGTACAATCAGCGAGAGTTTTGCAAAAGCTTGGAATGACTTTAGAAGGTATATTGAAAGATGAATATTTTATTAAGGGTAAGCTTAGAGATATGGCTGTATATTCGATATTAAAGAAAGATTTTCAGAAGCAGCATAATATACTTGGCTGA
- a CDS encoding NUDIX hydrolase, protein MEYYKYLRQFVGQRPIILPGSVVIILNDQNEILLQKRHNGCWGLPGGLMDLGESFEEVAKREVLEETGLVVENLKLVNVYSGSEYYLKVPNGDELYSVTAVYYSSDVSGEMNIDYNESEKMQYFPLNRLPATLTDEYRGFIEQYIDFIKCT, encoded by the coding sequence GTGGAATATTATAAATATCTGAGACAGTTTGTAGGACAAAGACCAATTATCTTACCTGGTTCTGTCGTAATTATATTGAATGATCAAAATGAAATATTACTTCAAAAAAGACATAATGGATGTTGGGGATTACCAGGTGGATTAATGGATTTAGGAGAAAGCTTTGAGGAAGTAGCAAAAAGAGAGGTCCTTGAGGAAACAGGATTAGTGGTTGAAAACTTAAAATTAGTTAATGTGTACTCTGGCTCTGAATATTATTTAAAAGTACCAAATGGTGATGAATTATATTCTGTGACTGCAGTTTATTATTCAAGTGATGTCAGTGGGGAAATGAACATTGACTATAATGAGTCAGAAAAAATGCAGTATTTTCCATTAAATCGTTTACCAGCTACATTAACTGATGAGTATAGAGGGTTTATTGAGCAATACATAGATTTTATTAAATGCACCTAA
- a CDS encoding ASCH domain-containing protein, translating to MIHQMGLYGEYFSLIKEGKKVVEVRLNDEKRRKIKVGDSIQFIKVPEQDESLQVEVSELKIYDTFQAMYEDIPFKYFGCKGWTMKEMVEGTYEIYTHEQEKEYGVVAITISYVKDS from the coding sequence ATGATACATCAAATGGGTTTGTACGGAGAATATTTCTCATTAATTAAAGAAGGTAAGAAAGTAGTTGAAGTACGATTAAACGATGAAAAAAGAAGAAAAATTAAAGTTGGCGATTCTATTCAATTTATTAAGGTTCCAGAACAAGATGAAAGTTTACAAGTGGAAGTATCAGAACTGAAGATATACGACACGTTTCAAGCCATGTATGAGGATATTCCGTTTAAATATTTTGGTTGTAAAGGTTGGACGATGAAAGAAATGGTGGAGGGAACGTATGAAATATACACACATGAGCAAGAAAAGGAGTACGGAGTAGTGGCTATTACAATTAGTTACGTAAAAGATAGCTGA
- a CDS encoding histidine phosphatase family protein, whose product MIYVIRHGQTDLNKERKMQGRMGLPLNDFGINQAKALRDKLQNIKFDLVFSSPQERAVQTAEIVTGVRAVLDDRLDVFDLGEADRLYVNEVKKVGPLPDSSVYQGVEETSEFVKRVFSFMKELEIQYGKQELNILISGHRCTTGCIGAYFEGVPKDGNIVKFSSDTGDFKTFNFRLT is encoded by the coding sequence ATGATATATGTCATTAGACATGGACAAACAGACTTAAACAAAGAACGTAAAATGCAAGGGAGAATGGGGTTGCCATTAAACGATTTTGGGATAAATCAAGCAAAGGCTTTAAGAGATAAATTACAGAACATCAAGTTTGATTTGGTATTTTCTTCGCCTCAAGAAAGAGCGGTGCAAACAGCAGAAATTGTGACAGGGGTTCGTGCTGTTTTAGATGATAGACTAGATGTGTTTGATTTGGGTGAAGCTGATAGACTATATGTTAATGAAGTAAAGAAGGTTGGCCCATTACCCGATTCATCTGTCTATCAAGGGGTTGAAGAAACAAGTGAATTTGTTAAAAGAGTGTTTAGCTTTATGAAGGAGCTTGAAATCCAATATGGAAAGCAAGAACTAAATATTCTTATATCAGGTCATAGGTGTACAACCGGTTGTATTGGTGCTTATTTTGAAGGTGTACCAAAGGATGGCAATATAGTAAAATTCTCCTCAGATACTGGTGATTTTAAAACATTTAATTTTAGACTTACATAG
- a CDS encoding DUF4256 domain-containing protein → MTNKLKGLSLEQREQLLNTLKTRFEKNMNRHTGLEWAEVQARLENNPEKLWSLNAMEETGGEPDVVGLDNESGEYIFYDCSVESPKGRRSVCYDREALESRKKHKPENSAIDMATEMGIELLTEEQYRELQKLDHFDMKTSSWVQTPEAIRKLGGAIFCDRRYDTVFMYHNGADSYYGARGFRGSLRV, encoded by the coding sequence ATGACAAATAAACTCAAAGGGTTATCCCTAGAACAAAGAGAACAGCTACTCAATACATTGAAGACCCGTTTTGAGAAGAATATGAACCGGCATACAGGTCTTGAATGGGCTGAAGTACAAGCTAGGCTTGAGAATAATCCTGAAAAGCTATGGTCACTCAATGCAATGGAAGAAACCGGAGGTGAACCGGATGTTGTGGGCCTTGATAACGAGTCAGGAGAATACATTTTTTATGATTGTTCAGTAGAAAGTCCTAAAGGTCGTAGAAGTGTTTGTTACGACCGTGAAGCGCTTGAGTCAAGGAAGAAACATAAACCTGAAAATAGTGCTATTGATATGGCAACTGAAATGGGCATCGAACTCTTAACAGAAGAACAATACAGGGAGCTTCAGAAACTTGATCATTTTGATATGAAAACATCGAGCTGGGTGCAAACACCAGAAGCCATTAGAAAACTCGGTGGTGCCATCTTTTGTGATCGTCGTTACGACACTGTCTTTATGTACCATAATGGGGCAGATTCCTACTATGGTGCAAGAGGTTTCCGAGGTTCGCTAAGGGTTTAA
- a CDS encoding CAP domain-containing protein: protein MLKRILIATLILLFSLPAFTGAITMFKEPPFEFYKVSKGDSFWFIAQRYGLDYKKLMELNPNVEPRNMHVGEIIRLKATASSPSTFENQVATLVNQERAKHGLKPLQHRADVKNVAQKKAEDLINSNYFSHTSPNYGSPFQMLKTFGINYQAAGENIAKGQKTPQEVMNAWMNSPGHRANILKPEYDTIGVGFYHGAWVQMFIKAR from the coding sequence ATGTTAAAGAGAATTTTAATAGCAACTCTCATTTTATTGTTTTCACTTCCAGCCTTTACTGGCGCAATCACTATGTTTAAAGAACCACCATTTGAGTTTTATAAGGTTTCAAAAGGTGATTCATTTTGGTTTATTGCCCAAAGGTATGGTCTTGATTACAAAAAATTAATGGAGCTTAACCCAAACGTAGAGCCTAGAAATATGCATGTAGGGGAAATTATTCGTTTAAAAGCTACTGCGTCTAGCCCAAGTACTTTCGAAAATCAAGTAGCAACGTTAGTTAACCAAGAAAGAGCAAAGCATGGACTAAAGCCACTTCAACACAGAGCTGACGTGAAGAATGTTGCACAAAAGAAAGCAGAGGATCTTATTAACTCTAATTACTTTTCTCATACTAGTCCAAACTACGGATCACCTTTTCAAATGCTAAAAACATTTGGTATCAACTATCAAGCAGCGGGTGAAAATATCGCAAAAGGACAAAAAACACCTCAGGAAGTAATGAATGCGTGGATGAACTCTCCTGGACACAGAGCGAACATCTTAAAGCCTGAGTACGATACGATTGGTGTCGGTTTTTACCACGGTGCATGGGTACAAATGTTTATCAAAGCAAGATAA
- a CDS encoding DUF2087 domain-containing protein, translating to MLNEEEKIITTYFKNNERLSLLPKKEKKKLIILKYIREKYFQEDLEYTEKDINQILKSVYGDFVTLRRDLIDYKFLNRNDDGSSYWL from the coding sequence ATGTTGAATGAAGAAGAAAAAATCATTACAACCTATTTTAAAAATAATGAAAGATTATCACTTCTACCAAAAAAGGAAAAGAAAAAACTGATTATATTGAAGTACATTCGAGAAAAGTATTTTCAAGAGGATTTAGAGTATACAGAGAAAGACATCAATCAGATTTTAAAAAGTGTATACGGTGATTTTGTTACATTGAGAAGGGATTTAATCGATTATAAGTTTTTAAATAGAAATGATGATGGTAGTTCATATTGGCTTTAA
- a CDS encoding PolC-type DNA polymerase III → MPVDFQIIEYYLYKQFIQKYKMNQAMLHPSYSSLNQALESYRQPVMDQNNFTTNEFTVFDLETTGFFPDIGDEILSIGAIKIKEGHVKYDKTFYKVVKPIHTVSKATKKLTGLSTEDLAKGASLPDAIQDFLKFSEGSILVAHPASFDMSFLRKVLHKWELPPFETVYVDSFLVANSLYPDEKNFLDQLVTRFNIPKRIRHHALYDAIMTAEIFIQLLKDIEHEQIAQHLQSNT, encoded by the coding sequence TTGCCTGTCGATTTTCAAATCATTGAATACTACTTATATAAACAATTTATCCAAAAATATAAAATGAATCAGGCAATGCTTCACCCATCCTACTCAAGCTTAAACCAAGCACTAGAAAGCTATCGACAGCCAGTGATGGATCAAAATAACTTCACAACAAATGAATTTACCGTATTTGACTTAGAAACAACCGGTTTCTTTCCTGATATCGGTGATGAAATTCTTTCAATTGGTGCAATTAAAATAAAGGAAGGTCATGTTAAGTACGACAAAACTTTTTATAAGGTTGTAAAGCCCATTCATACTGTATCCAAGGCTACTAAAAAGCTGACAGGTTTATCAACAGAAGACCTAGCTAAAGGTGCTTCACTTCCAGATGCCATTCAAGATTTTTTAAAATTTAGTGAAGGCTCAATTCTAGTAGCCCATCCTGCGAGCTTTGATATGAGTTTCTTACGAAAAGTACTCCATAAATGGGAGTTACCTCCTTTTGAAACTGTTTATGTTGATTCCTTTTTAGTCGCTAATTCACTTTACCCGGATGAAAAAAACTTTCTGGATCAGTTAGTTACAAGGTTTAATATACCTAAACGGATTCGTCATCATGCTCTCTACGATGCAATTATGACGGCAGAGATTTTCATACAATTACTTAAAGATATAGAACATGAACAGATTGCACAACATCTGCAATCTAACACATAA
- a CDS encoding DUF294 nucleotidyltransferase-like domain-containing protein: protein MNHQELQSLFKTLYPFNLLTEYELDKLIHQSSKKTFSKNEYLFHEDEKVEDLDLYFLVSGLAKNILHRPTGDQVSLRYYYPGDLMGLMIMVTSGEMTFSVQILEESTVIRFNKTDFFEVMTKNKDFSKVMFESIGERMKTLYDEIKYKSYKDESTSNFLFRTRIKSIIEKAYFIKPDESIRTASEKMLGLGVKGLIVSQNEKTLDGIITQEDLLRYITNGSPIESKVRDYQITNPTTLLEDGFAYEAVSFLKVHKVNFIPITNNQDIVKGTITKGSFVEVQNSSIVDLTYSIIKSSSFDELHSFSPEANTLFQDHIEHLHEQDYFAYEISETITNHNDHIYKQIIKLTEEEMREEGYGLPPVTYCFIVMGSQGRKEQAFHTDQDNGIIVSDYNHLANHSSITTYFEIFTSKINNRLAACGFTECTGGIMAREKKWRKTLSEWNTEILNWSKEMDAEEIQSFTMLYDFRPLYGDFTLAEEIRTVIADKVKRSLNLQQLLIRDSLRFRIPVNPLGKIHFLTKQKSLDLKKSGLMQIINAVRIHSMKYGIKEVNTIRRLNELKKLKVFHPRDIENAKTALHHFITLRLKQNLIELHDGIPTSNVVSLSGLSKEDKDKLKEALQVANRMQQAQKISLNRNRVI from the coding sequence ATGAATCATCAAGAATTACAATCTCTGTTTAAAACATTATATCCCTTCAATTTATTGACTGAATATGAGCTTGATAAATTAATCCATCAATCTTCTAAAAAGACATTTTCCAAAAATGAGTACCTTTTTCATGAAGATGAGAAGGTGGAAGATTTAGACCTTTACTTTTTAGTGAGCGGTCTTGCTAAAAATATTTTACATCGTCCTACTGGTGACCAAGTATCTCTCCGCTATTACTATCCCGGAGATTTAATGGGCCTAATGATCATGGTGACAAGCGGTGAAATGACGTTCTCTGTTCAGATTCTTGAAGAAAGTACAGTTATCCGATTTAACAAGACTGACTTTTTTGAAGTGATGACAAAAAACAAAGACTTCTCTAAAGTTATGTTTGAAAGCATCGGTGAACGGATGAAGACTTTATACGATGAAATTAAATATAAATCTTATAAAGACGAATCAACAAGCAATTTTCTGTTTCGCACTAGAATTAAGTCAATTATAGAAAAAGCCTATTTCATTAAACCTGATGAGTCGATTAGGACTGCTAGTGAAAAAATGTTAGGCTTAGGAGTAAAAGGACTTATTGTCAGTCAAAATGAGAAAACGCTAGATGGAATCATAACGCAAGAAGATCTTTTACGTTATATTACCAATGGATCACCTATCGAAAGCAAGGTTCGAGACTATCAAATCACTAACCCAACTACCCTTCTTGAGGATGGATTTGCATATGAAGCTGTGTCCTTTTTAAAGGTACACAAAGTAAACTTTATTCCGATAACAAATAACCAAGATATCGTTAAAGGTACAATCACAAAGGGATCTTTTGTTGAAGTACAAAACTCTAGCATTGTAGATTTAACATACAGCATTATTAAATCTAGTTCTTTTGATGAACTGCACTCGTTTTCTCCTGAAGCAAATACGCTCTTCCAAGATCATATTGAACATTTGCATGAACAGGATTATTTTGCTTACGAAATTTCAGAAACAATTACAAACCATAATGATCACATTTATAAACAAATCATTAAATTAACAGAAGAAGAAATGAGAGAGGAAGGATATGGACTCCCTCCTGTTACGTATTGTTTTATAGTTATGGGCAGTCAAGGTCGCAAAGAGCAAGCCTTCCATACAGACCAGGATAACGGAATTATCGTGAGTGATTATAATCATCTTGCCAATCATTCATCGATCACAACATACTTTGAAATTTTCACCTCCAAAATTAATAACCGATTGGCAGCCTGTGGTTTTACAGAATGTACTGGTGGAATTATGGCTAGAGAGAAAAAATGGCGTAAAACTCTTTCAGAGTGGAATACCGAAATTCTCAATTGGTCAAAAGAAATGGATGCTGAAGAGATTCAAAGCTTTACAATGCTTTATGATTTTAGGCCTCTCTATGGTGACTTTACTCTTGCCGAAGAGATAAGAACAGTCATTGCTGATAAGGTAAAAAGGTCATTAAATCTACAACAACTTTTAATTAGAGATTCTTTAAGATTCCGTATACCTGTTAATCCGCTAGGTAAGATTCATTTTTTAACAAAACAGAAATCACTTGATTTAAAAAAATCTGGACTTATGCAAATCATAAATGCGGTTCGAATTCACTCAATGAAATATGGCATTAAAGAAGTTAACACCATCAGAAGACTAAATGAGTTAAAAAAATTAAAAGTGTTTCACCCTAGAGATATAGAAAATGCAAAAACTGCACTACACCATTTCATCACTTTAAGGTTAAAGCAAAATCTTATTGAGTTACATGATGGTATCCCAACATCTAATGTTGTTAGTTTAAGTGGACTGTCAAAAGAGGATAAGGATAAGTTAAAAGAAGCATTGCAAGTTGCAAACCGAATGCAGCAAGCGCAAAAAATCAGTTTGAATAGAAACAGGGTGATTTAG
- a CDS encoding toast rack family protein, giving the protein MKKIAALVMVAGALSFLTACNVFTVTNLSSEQDGFTIEKDKAKELEVELNLGAGKMEVSQGTEEWVEGIVQISDKKLNSEVSYKLKRDIGHVSIDQPDKKFGNITKGSLKNEWDVKLTDQIPLDLRVNTGASETVLNLQGLQLNDLQVDAGVGDITIDLSGDWKESFNVDLNMGVGSARVLLPTDVGVKIVASKGIGETNFKGLISEGNGVYVNEAYDNADVIITIKTDLGVGSATFETK; this is encoded by the coding sequence ATGAAAAAAATAGCAGCACTAGTAATGGTAGCAGGAGCACTTAGCTTTTTAACAGCATGTAATGTATTTACAGTTACAAATTTGAGTTCAGAACAAGATGGATTTACGATTGAAAAAGACAAAGCAAAAGAATTAGAAGTCGAGTTAAATTTAGGGGCAGGTAAAATGGAAGTATCTCAAGGAACTGAGGAATGGGTAGAGGGTATTGTTCAAATCAGTGACAAAAAACTTAATTCGGAAGTTTCCTATAAGTTAAAAAGAGACATTGGGCACGTTTCGATTGATCAGCCAGATAAGAAATTTGGAAATATTACAAAGGGTAGTCTTAAGAATGAATGGGATGTTAAATTAACAGATCAAATTCCATTGGACCTGCGAGTCAATACTGGAGCCTCAGAAACAGTACTTAATTTACAAGGTCTTCAACTAAATGATCTTCAGGTGGATGCTGGAGTTGGTGATATAACAATCGATTTAAGTGGCGATTGGAAGGAAAGCTTTAATGTAGACCTTAACATGGGGGTAGGAAGTGCAAGAGTTCTGTTACCAACAGATGTGGGTGTTAAAATTGTCGCTTCAAAAGGAATTGGTGAAACAAATTTTAAGGGCTTAATTTCAGAAGGAAATGGAGTTTATGTAAACGAAGCATATGATAATGCAGATGTTATTATCACGATAAAGACAGATTTAGGTGTTGGATCTGCAACGTTTGAGACGAAATAA
- a CDS encoding HAD family hydrolase encodes MLFDMDDTLLNRDKAVENLFLIVLERCYGDVNLSLKNEMLQKFKVYDKRGYGFNDKAIVLESFFDKYPPKARILRNKVQDFWNEHFPLCFSIDPNTIHIVNTIKRHVKVAMITNGSTQRQKAKIRNTNLNSCFDTIIISEEAGFSKPDKRIFELALNKLNVKPEDTLFVGDDLEKDIGGSQNANMKGIWFNPYKLKNDSEIKPFDEIDSFDRLLSYFIDDKYF; translated from the coding sequence ATGCTATTTGACATGGATGATACCTTACTTAATAGAGATAAGGCAGTAGAAAACTTATTTTTGATTGTTTTAGAAAGATGCTACGGAGACGTAAATCTTTCACTTAAAAACGAAATGCTGCAAAAATTTAAGGTATATGATAAAAGAGGCTATGGCTTTAATGATAAAGCGATAGTTTTGGAATCATTTTTTGATAAGTATCCACCTAAAGCTAGAATACTACGTAATAAGGTTCAAGACTTCTGGAATGAACATTTTCCTCTTTGTTTTTCTATTGACCCAAATACTATACATATTGTTAATACGATAAAGAGGCATGTTAAAGTTGCAATGATCACAAACGGCTCAACTCAAAGACAAAAAGCCAAAATAAGGAATACAAATTTAAATAGTTGTTTTGACACAATCATCATTTCCGAAGAAGCAGGATTTAGTAAACCAGATAAACGCATATTTGAACTGGCATTAAATAAGTTAAATGTGAAGCCAGAAGACACATTGTTTGTTGGAGATGACTTAGAAAAGGATATTGGTGGTTCTCAGAATGCTAATATGAAGGGCATATGGTTTAATCCTTATAAGCTCAAAAATGATAGCGAGATAAAACCATTTGACGAGATTGATTCCTTTGATAGATTGTTAAGTTATTTTATAGATGATAAATATTTTTAG
- a CDS encoding YdcF family protein, producing the protein MTKKAKYSTLLLSFFLIIAFIVYTAYSIWSFSKVNELKKSDAAIVLGAAVWNDEPSPVFQERINHGIWLYKNGYVTKLIFTGGKSGEDSYAESEVARVYAIAMNVPDEDILIETESNITEENLYYANMIASKNSLKTFIIVSDPLHMKRAMLMAETIGLEAHSSPTPTTLYQSMESKVPFFFRELFFYIGYLISLPFRM; encoded by the coding sequence ATGACCAAAAAAGCGAAGTATAGCACACTCTTACTCTCCTTTTTCCTTATTATTGCCTTTATTGTCTATACCGCCTATAGCATCTGGTCTTTTAGTAAAGTAAACGAGCTAAAAAAGTCTGATGCCGCAATTGTTCTGGGTGCAGCTGTATGGAATGACGAGCCCTCACCAGTCTTTCAGGAACGAATTAACCATGGAATATGGCTCTATAAGAATGGATACGTTACTAAACTTATTTTTACTGGTGGAAAGTCTGGAGAAGATTCATATGCCGAGTCTGAAGTGGCACGAGTTTATGCAATTGCAATGAATGTACCCGATGAAGATATCTTAATAGAAACAGAATCAAACATAACTGAAGAAAACCTCTACTATGCTAATATGATAGCATCTAAAAACAGCTTAAAAACCTTTATCATCGTAAGCGACCCATTACACATGAAGCGAGCCATGTTAATGGCGGAAACCATAGGGCTAGAAGCACATTCTTCACCCACACCAACAACCCTTTATCAATCTATGGAAAGCAAAGTACCTTTTTTCTTCCGTGAACTCTTCTTTTATATTGGCTATCTAATAAGCTTGCCATTCCGTATGTAA
- a CDS encoding GNAT family N-acetyltransferase, giving the protein MIQLKEITKENWFEIIQLQSAEDQRNKIFERDIASNCFSLAQASIEGTWNVKAIYDEDLPIGFTMYGYSEELFSYEICRIMIDYRHQGKGFGKTAIQLVIDNMIKQFDCDEILLAFHPGNEKAKKLYESVGFKDTGKVITQFVDELIYSYKVNENTLK; this is encoded by the coding sequence ATGATTCAATTAAAAGAGATTACAAAAGAGAATTGGTTTGAAATTATCCAACTTCAAAGTGCTGAGGATCAAAGAAATAAAATCTTTGAAAGAGATATTGCTTCAAATTGCTTTTCTCTAGCACAAGCGAGCATAGAAGGAACTTGGAACGTTAAAGCAATCTATGATGAAGATTTACCGATAGGATTTACGATGTACGGATACTCCGAAGAGCTCTTTAGTTATGAGATTTGCAGGATTATGATTGACTATAGACACCAAGGAAAAGGTTTTGGAAAGACAGCAATCCAACTTGTTATCGATAATATGATTAAACAGTTTGATTGTGATGAAATTTTATTAGCCTTCCACCCTGGAAATGAGAAGGCAAAAAAACTATACGAATCGGTAGGCTTTAAAGATACTGGGAAAGTAATTACTCAATTTGTTGATGAGTTGATTTATTCCTATAAAGTTAACGAGAATACTTTGAAATAG
- a CDS encoding DUF4177 domain-containing protein encodes MYEYKFVETTLGGFFTEASHRETIMEHAKDGWRLVQVLPTNYNGHGKPREYEIIFERRLEMID; translated from the coding sequence ATGTACGAATATAAGTTTGTTGAGACAACACTAGGTGGCTTTTTTACAGAGGCAAGCCATAGAGAAACCATCATGGAGCATGCAAAGGATGGGTGGAGACTTGTACAAGTTTTGCCAACGAATTATAACGGTCATGGAAAGCCTAGGGAATATGAGATTATTTTTGAGAGAAGATTAGAAATGATCGATTGA
- a CDS encoding M42 family metallopeptidase produces the protein MSYPNTGETIDLLKSLVSIPSPSGNTNEVITYVENFLSEFNVETKRNRKGGLIATLPGKDDSQHRMLTAHVDTLGAIVKEIKPSGRLKLDLIGGFKYNSIEGEYCQIETSSGKKYTGTILMHQTSVHVYKDAGKAERNQDNMEVRIDEVVKNADEVRALGIEVGDFVSFDPRVQTTPNGFIKSRHLDDKASVAILLQLIKQIKQDNIELPYTTHFLISNNEEIGYGGNSNITPETVEYLAVDMGAMGDGQSTDEYTVSICVKDASGPYHYEFRKKLVQLAEENKIGYKLDIYPYYGSDASAAIRSGHDIVHGLIGPGIDSSHAFERTHESSIENTAKLLFHYVQSEMVL, from the coding sequence TTGAGTTATCCAAATACAGGAGAAACAATTGATTTATTAAAAAGCTTAGTGTCAATTCCAAGTCCTTCTGGAAATACAAATGAAGTAATTACATATGTTGAGAACTTTTTATCTGAGTTTAATGTTGAGACAAAGAGAAACCGAAAAGGTGGATTAATTGCTACTTTACCAGGGAAAGATGACAGCCAGCACCGTATGTTGACTGCTCACGTAGACACTCTAGGAGCAATTGTGAAAGAGATTAAGCCGAGTGGAAGATTAAAGTTAGATCTAATCGGTGGGTTTAAATATAACTCCATTGAAGGTGAATATTGCCAAATCGAAACATCTTCAGGTAAAAAATATACAGGTACGATTCTTATGCATCAAACCTCAGTACATGTATACAAAGATGCTGGAAAGGCAGAACGTAATCAAGATAACATGGAAGTTCGAATCGATGAAGTTGTTAAAAATGCAGATGAAGTTCGTGCTTTAGGTATTGAAGTTGGGGACTTTGTTTCCTTCGATCCAAGAGTGCAAACAACGCCTAACGGCTTCATAAAATCTCGTCATTTAGACGATAAAGCAAGTGTGGCAATTTTACTTCAATTAATTAAACAGATTAAACAAGATAATATAGAACTACCATATACAACTCATTTCTTAATTTCAAATAATGAAGAAATCGGATATGGCGGTAACTCGAATATTACTCCTGAAACAGTTGAATATTTAGCTGTTGATATGGGGGCAATGGGGGATGGTCAGTCAACTGACGAATACACAGTATCCATTTGTGTGAAAGATGCAAGTGGTCCCTATCATTATGAGTTTAGAAAAAAACTTGTTCAATTGGCAGAGGAAAACAAGATTGGTTACAAACTTGATATATATCCTTACTACGGTTCAGATGCATCTGCAGCTATCCGCTCAGGACACGACATCGTTCACGGCCTAATTGGACCAGGAATTGATTCATCACATGCATTTGAACGTACACATGAGTCATCGATTGAAAATACGGCAAAACTACTTTTCCACTACGTGCAATCAGAGATGGTATTGTAG